Genomic segment of Panicum virgatum strain AP13 chromosome 2K, P.virgatum_v5, whole genome shotgun sequence:
TGCCAGAAGCTGCTACTTGCTTGTCAATATTCCAACGGCTACTTTGCTTGTCAATATTCCAACAGCTATATTTTGGAGTTTAGTCTGGCTACAATATTTATGAACACATAAAACTTACCAATATTCCATTAGTAGAAGCGGACAATTACATTAAGCATACATTAAGCATTAACCATACACTAAGCATACATTAAGCATTAATCATACACTAAGCATACATTAAGTGTCCTCCATACAAAGAGTACATTAACCATACAAAGCATACTTCTTTACTGGTCTTCGAGTTCTTTAGATAACTTGAGCAGTGCAGCCTCATGTCTCTTCAGCTTTTGTGGACTTAGATTTGAAGTATCTCTCTCTTCTAATTGTATGTACATTAACCACTTTTTCATCCTTGTTTCTTCCCATTTTGCTTTGGCCGATTCTACTTGTGCTTCTGCTGATTTCAGTAACGCTTCAGCTCTAATCTTGATAGTTTCATTGTACAGCACTATATTTTGAGATGGCGGGTTCCCCAATGGAGAAGACAAAGTgccttttcctttgccttttagTCTTTCTTTTGCTTTTTTCTGTCCCTCAGGGCGCCTCTCTTTACTTGCTGATTCTTCTTCAGTGTCCTGAGTTGATGATGATGTGTAAGCTCCTGACTCGGAAATTTTAGTCCTCTTGTTCTTGCCTAACTCCTTCTTGACGACTGTACGCCATTTTGGTTGATCCTTGAGCTCTCTCCACATATACTCCAGAGTGAAAGGTTTGCCACTTGATTGACTCTTGTACCATGCATGGGATTTCTCCATGATCATGTCATCAGAATGTCCACTGGTATAGGTAGCTCTAAcattagcataaaccccacagAACTTAGCAATTTCCCTCTTAACAGTACCCCAATGTGTCTTCAATTGCTTGACTATCCTCATGTGGACATCTGTAGGCCGGTTGCTGTTGAACTCACTAGCTACATCCTTCCAATAATATTCTTGCTTCTTGTCATTTCCTTTTACAGAATCAACTGAATTATTTAACCAAGCAAAAAGTAACCGTAGGTTTTCTTCTTCTGACCAATTGATGCGTTGTGCTCTCCTTGCCACTTCTTCTTCACTACTATCACTTAACTCTTCAATGGAAACTGACTTCTTCTCTTGGTGTCTTGCAGCACAGGGGGTTGATGACTCTGACCCATGGGATGAAGTGTTGGCACCATGCCCAACCAAAGTGACAGGTTGTGGCACAAAGGTTCCTCTGGTGCTTGCAGCTCCAAACACCTGATTTGGTGAGGACACCAAATTTTCTTGCAAGTGGTAACCTTGGAAGCTGGATGGTGCCCATTTTCCTTGATGTTGAAGTCCTTGAAATGTTGGAGGAGAATGACCATATGGTGGGTAGTTGGCTGGGCCACCAAATGGGTACAAATTGGGGAAATATTGGGGGTTCAAGCTTTGGGGAAACTGAGATGGGATGAAATTGTTAGGGAGTTGTTGGGGAGGGGAGTCATGACGTGTGTCTGTGGGGTTTGAAGGTTCATCATTTTGGTTTGTGAATTTTCTGTTGGAGGGATCCATCTCAATCGgaaatgtgcaggttggagcAGTTGGAGCTCAGTTTTTGTAGGCAAACATGGAGTAGAAGGTTGGGAGCAACGGTTATATTCCAGCCAACGGCTAGGCTGCCAACGGTTGCCAACCGTTTCCATTTTATATTGATTTGTAAACAGTGAATTCAAAAAGTAGTGTATTTTACTCCCTTGTGGCCGGTCCATAGCTATATGGACTACTTTAGCAATAAATGCTATAAAGATCACTTGTGCAATGTATATGGGTAGTCCCTAAGGGTACATTTATTGCATAAAGACCACTTTTCTAGCACATTGTGGTCGCCCTTATGGTGATGTTTTTAGACTATTGATATTTACTGTGGCCCCCATCTTATGGTGATGTTTTTAGACTATTGATATTTACTGTGGCCCCACCTTATGGACCGTGTGGTTCTTTAACATTGTCTTTGCCCTAAAATTTACATTCAAAAATAtcatgcataaagtattaaataaaatttacttataaatttttttgcacggaGAAtcgtaaatcgcaagacgaatctaatgagactacttaGTTCGTAATTTGCAATAGCGATGCTACCGTAACCATTtactaatgatgaattaatcatagattaattagactcattaaattcatcttgcgatttacaatccatccgaACAAAAAGTGTTGCAAATAGATCTTGTTTAGTACTCCGAAAAGTGTTTGAATTCGGAGGACTAAAAAATAGCCCTTGAAAATTTTGATATTTAAGAGTATTAAACGTAGATTAGTGGTAAATTCTATTCCATAATCTCTAGACTATTTTGCGAAATGAATGTAATGacttaattaattcataatttgttacagtgatgctacaataataaTTCACTAATCATAAATTACTATATCTCGTTAGTTAGATTTGTCTGCAAAATTGACTAAGTGCTATGAAAGTAATTATCTACATAGACTTTATTAAATACActtaaatagtaagattctttagGGCTATTTTTTAGCCTCTTGATCCAAACGAGCCCTATAACTTGCTAACTATTTATGGTGAACTACTTCATCCTCAAACTATAAAATCGGATATTCTACCTTCTAAACTTTCCAAAATCAAATAACCCTTCATGTGGTTTTGGACGTTGATTTTGCTATAGTGGCTcagttttatatttttctgttgAATCTCTATCTATAAAAAGTTGAAAAAATTGAAACtctttctcaccaagattaggtCCACCATACCCCTCACGGAGACCTCACTTGTCAAGCCAAAAGGTTGGACGAAACAGAGGGGGAGATTGATTTCTTCAATATTTTTCACCAAAATCAAAATACTTTGTACACCGACAATTTTCTATACCCATCTCTTATATCCGTGTATTATTTTCCTTTAGCACACACTTTACTTTCCTTTGCATATGCATTTACCCATAGTTCACATCATTATTTATTTTAGAAGGATAATAATTGGCATTACTATTtatagaaagaaaagaaagatgggtattatttttggaagaaaatTAAATGACATCGTTGTTTGATAGAAGGAAACTAAAATACATGTATGTGGCACGTACATCTCAACTAGTCTTTGAAACATTacagtaaatcacagaaaatcataaaatagaaaattctattttttagactccacatgagtagatctacagtgaacatataatatggtattctTTAGTACAAAGTTTTTGTTGTAGTTTTTTGATATATACTCACAGCTGTAGTTTCTATAGTCCAATTGTGATGCGATTTTTATGATTGCCAAATTATTGTATGCTTGAATTGTAGGAAAAAATCgatactcattggatcatatatAACTTAGTTTGTCCTTTATAGCACTCGGCATGGTGGCGTTTGgcctaattagatttattagattcgtctcgtaatttataaacaaattatgcaattagttttttggGACATTGGCGTTTATACCCTTGTTTTGATATCTAATGGTGATTTTGCCCCTCTTTTTCGAACTTTGTGAATTTACCCTTGTTATTTGAAACTGAAGACACAGTTTGCCCCTACTCCGTGAAGTTCTTTTAACGGTGTCAATTTGGTCGCAAAAGACCATCGTGTCCATGTAATTTTGCCCCTACTTGTTTTCTCAATTTGTGTTTTTACCCCTACTTTATCACACATAATACAACAAGATTATCAAAGCAATATACCCACGTTTGAAAGGGATTTTCACATAAGATAAAAATTGAGATGAGTTGCATATATTTAGAAACGTTACGAAATGGCCAAATTTGTTAAAAATTTGGCAGCATTTTAACACAACTTCCATAGATTCAAACATGGCAGCATATATAACAAGGGGTCGCATATAACAACCATCACAAAAGCATCTCCAAATAACATTGTAATACATCAAGGATGTCAATCTGAGATCCCAACCTACAGTTTTGCACACCAACTTGCATAAGGATCCAAAGCACAAGTCTGCATGACATGTCCAACAAAAGAACCTAGAAGTAGTGAGTTTTTTACTAGTCTAGGTGTCAAACAACACATATTTAAGCATCTAAACCTAACAAACTTGCTAGCCTCCCTGGTGtccctcctcttccccttctctGTCCAACCGCACTTGTGCTTCAAATGAAAGATTGTACAACATGTTAGCAATTAGCgactgagaaaaaaaaagaaatggattGCAATGATACAATGAACATGACTTACTTTATATCATTGGCACCCCGTGCTGCACCTCtatctcttcctcttcctcttcctctgccACTTCCCCTTTCCCTTCCCCCCACAGCTTCACTTGCactttataaaaataatacaaatgaaATGAGAAAATTAACAAGTAAATTAGATAATTCATGTATGAAACTCACATTGGTTCATTGTTCCCATCTGCAGGTTgtgttccccttccccttccccttcccattccccttccccttccccttccagTTGCACTACCACTACCACTTGCACTTCATATGTAGGAAAAAAATTAGTGAAATAGCAATAAATAGAATAACCATGAATAGACATCAATGGCAAACATTACACAACTTACACAGAATCATTGCAGTCCATTGCAGAACCATTTTGTGAAGAATCATTACACAGGATTTTTTAGACTTCTGCATTTTGGCAGGTTTTTTTGGGGCGTTGGGGATCTCATTTGTGGGTCTCTTATTAGATGGTGTATCATTATTAGTTGGTGTCTCATTTGTGGGTCCTCGATGAGAAGGGTGACATCTACGTTTTGTTGGTGAACATTGTAATGCCCCCTCGAAATCATTCATCTGGACATTGACACACGCAACCCCTTTGTCTAGATTCAGTACAAACCATTCAAGCAATTGTTCATCAAATTTTATCTCACAAGATATATTCTCCAAAACACGCCATAAAGTGCACAACTGCTTAGAACCCCACATGTAATGTTCAGCTACGAAATAAACTAGCTGCTGCAGACCATAGTTATGTATGTCAATAAATTGTGTTGGCAATGTTTTACCCTGTCGCCATAACTTTGGCCCCCCCATCTGGCATACTGAAAAATGACCGAACCCTAAGTACAAGTTGACTGTTTCTAACTAGGGTTTTGATGAACAAAGATGTTGAACATTGTGCTCTAACTAGGGTTTCGATGAACTGCCTAAACTTAGATCGACGAAAACTCCGGGGAAATTGGACGGGGAAGACACTGGATCGAGTGGAATCTTGAAGTCGGAGTTGAGGTTGGCGAGGCAGAtggtggtgatgtccttgaTGGCGCCGTAGTCCTTGCGCCGTGGTCCAGCGCGGGCCCGCAGCGCCGCGCGCTTGGCCGCCGGTCGCGCCGCGCGCTTGGCCGCCTGCCCCGCGCCttggccgcccgcccgccgcgccgaacCGCGTGCCCCCCtcccgccgcgctcgcgcgcaCGGCTGCCCGCAGCGCAGCGCGTCCCGccagcccgccgcgccgctcgccccccctcctgccgcgcgcgcgcacgtccCGCCCGCCCGTAGCAGTGCTCGCGTGCCGATCCGGTTGAGTGAGCGCTCGGTGTCTGTGACTGAGAGTGAGGGGCTGGTTGAGGATGAAAGGATAAGGGGCATAAAGGTCTTTTCGCATACTATTCTATTAATTTTCAATTTGTTTAATTCGTCTAATATACCACCATGTAACGGATGTCTATTGTAGGGGTAAACGGGAGCTTCATTTTCAAATCGCAggggcaaaatcacaaagtcGAAAAAATAGGGCTAAAAACACAATTCACTTCCAGACCAGGGGTAAAATCACCAATTtccctagtttttttttctagatatAATTCTTCATGCAGGTGCCGCAACAttcatttgaaatttgaaattttggatctaaacaaggcGCTATGGCAAAAGGTCTACTCGGTATATGACAATAAAAGGGCAACCAGCACTATTGCGGCACAATAAAACTCGACGCGTGTCGAGCAGCGCGCTCTTTGGCACTCCGCCAGCGGCGGTTGCCATCCGCGTCGCCCTCTACTCCACGCTGCTCTCTGCTATTTGCTGCTGGTCGGTGGGTCAGGTTGTGAGGAGTGGCCCACTATTAGTTGCTCAGGCTATCTGTATGTTAGTGAACTGCTGTCTGGCGGTGGATCCACCCCACTCGTCTGCCCACCTCCCACGATTCTCCCTCTGCTCTGACACACAAAAGAGCCACTATCCTATCTTTGCTCGGCGGCCGGGCGTGGTGAGCTTAcacagaggagcggcgcggggcagcCGGACGCTGCCAGCTTGGGCCAAGGAGGGGGTGCGGGGCGGCAAGGCACGACGAGTTTGGAGGAGCAGCGACGCGGAAGAGCTCCCTCCGCCCGCGCGGAGGCCggggcggggcaggggcggcgcgacgcggcTGGCCACGGCGACCTCCCTTCTACCCTCCGCGGAGGCCGGGGCAGGGGAGGCGCCGAGCCTGCGCGGCGCTCCCTCCACCCGCGCGGAGCATGGAGCAGGGGCGGCCCTGGGGGTgaaccacggccgccgccgctggcgagcCCGGGGGCGGaactcggcctcggcctccacATAGGAGCTTGCCCGGCGCTGCAGCGGAGCTCCTCGTGCATGATGCTCTCCTCGGGCTAGGTGGAGCATAGGCGAGGTTTTCACGGGGACGGGACCGGAGTTCGACGCAGTCGTCGGCTCGTCGCGGCCGGCCTCCATCGCGGATAGACGGGCAACGGGCAGAGCGCGGCCTCGGTGCGGGGcgaggcggcgctgggcgcTGCCATGGGCGTCGGGCGAGGTGGCTAGGCGGGCAGAAGCAACTGGAGCGCAGGCACGGAGGCGAAGCGAGCCGcgggggcagcggcgcgggcagGTCGGCTTGGCGGTGAAGCTAAAAACAAGCATGGAAACTCGCGGAACGAGGGAAGCATGAGCACCAGTGCATCACCTAGGTTCGATTTGAGCCGCTGGGCGAAAAAAATGGTGACCAGAGCTACGAGTTCGACAACGAGGTGGATCTCGGCGGCTGACGGCACTGGCGGCCGCGGGATCTTCAATGCCTGGCGATTGGCTCCATGGGAGAGGTGGCTGAGGGGTCGAGCATGAGATTTAGAGGGTGTACGAGCTATAGTTTAGAGCGATTCGGAGACGATGAAGGGAGGGGCTCAGATTTTTTGGCCGGCGGCTCTTAACAATCTTGGGAGCCACGCGCAGTCTGGACGAGGAAGAAAGGGTGGCATAGCTAGCAGGTGGCCGAGTGGGCCCCATGacccaccctattttgcatctcCACGGTATATATGATAATTTCAGGCTTAATCGTTGATTTTCAGATGTTTAAAATTGTAAGACACCTTATTACTATATTATTAAGTATTTTTGATGCGTTTTATACTTGTATAGTACTATATATTTGCCGTGATAAAAATTTTATATCAAGTTAGAGCACTCTATCTTAAAATTCTAGATACACTATTGAGCCCAAGCGAATTCTAGATACACCATTGAGCCTGAGCGAGAGAGAAGAGAGCAACGGCCAGCTTGGgaataaggccgtgtttagatagaacgcaaaatttttttgcgacggaatcttacaattttgaagtactaaatgaagtctatttacaaatttttttgcacagatgagttgtaaatcgcgagacgaatctaatgatgctaattaatccataattaacggatagttactgtagcatcactgttgcaaatcatggattaagtaggctcattagattcgtctcgcgatttacagcccatccatgcaaaaagttttataaatagacttcatttagtactccatacatatgtcaaaatattcgatgtgatgttttttttgcgtttacgagaTTTAcgtgtaaagatctaaacagggcctaaggaTGAGGATGGCACGAACTGTAACGACGACCTGGCTTAGGAGAACGGTTAcgatctactctgcacgttgagtaaaccacacctactaattaatTCTCTTGcgttttcgtcctcgcttcgcgaaAAAAATCGATCCGAAATTAACAGTTTCCTACAGCCAGCTATTTAAGTTGGCTCACCCACCGATCGGAAAGCAAGGTGGTACTAAACCAGCTGCTCCCGCAAACTCAGCCCACAACGTGGCCCAGCCCGTTTGGCACTACAGTACTATGGTGCTATAGTAACTGGTCTACAGCCCACGCGAAAGTGGCTTGCAGCCCACTTAGCTCGTTGGGCCGATTTCTTTGGGCTGTTACATGAATGCCAGAGGTTGGCCGAAAAAATGGGTACTCGTGCCTAGGTGGTTGACACGCGGCGGTTCACCGGGCTGGCGATGCGACTGGTCTACGGTATGGGCACATTGTGACCGTGGAGTGGTTGTGCTTGGCCATTGATGCACTTCCTGTCGATTCGAACGGTGCGGCAGACAATCAGCATGGTACGGCGCGTGGCAGTGGTGTACACTCGCCGGCAGCGAAGGCCGATGTGCGGCGTTTCACCATGCACGGGATATGTGAGCCACCCGCCCGAGTCACAaacagaacaacaacaacatagtcttttttcccaaacaagttagagtaggctagagatgaaacccgaaagaaataagttcaaggttcaggcacatcgaTAGCAAGTCTCcaagtgcttctatccaaagctatctctttagagatattccaatccttaaggtctctcttaaccgactcatcccgcgtcagtttaggtctacctctacccctctttacattatcgacctgctcaagaaccccattacgcaccggcgcctcaggaggccttcattGGACATGtacaaaccatctcagccgatgctgggtaagtttctcctcaattggtgcaactccgaccc
This window contains:
- the LOC120695239 gene encoding uncharacterized protein LOC120695239, which produces MDPSNRKFTNQNDEPSNPTDTRHDSPPQQLPNNFIPSQFPQSLNPQYFPNLYPFGGPANYPPYGHSPPTFQGLQHQGKWAPSSFQGYHLQENLVSSPNQVFGAASTRGTFVPQPVTLVGHGANTSSHGSESSTPCAARHQEKKSVSIEELSDSSEEEVARRAQRINWSEEENLRLLFAWLNNSVDSVKGNDKKQEYYWKDVASEFNSNRPTDVHMRIVKQLKTHWGTVKREIAKFCGVYANVRATYTSGHSDDMIMEKSHAWYKSQSSGKPFTLEYMWRELKDQPKWRTVVKKELGKNKRTKISESGAYTSSSTQDTEEESASKERRPEGQKKAKERLKGKGKGTLSSPLGNPPSQNIVLYNETIKIRAEALLKSAEAQVESAKAKWEETRMKKWLMYIQLEERDTSNLSPQKLKRHEAALLKLSKELEDQ